The Sorangiineae bacterium MSr11367 genome window below encodes:
- a CDS encoding class I SAM-dependent methyltransferase, giving the protein MGPIAQFKEDAKLAWSTFAATETISGSVAPQLVRFAGIADGTSVLDVGCGTGVVALTAARVGARVTGLDLTPELLQHAKENARTMRVDIDWHEGDVEALPFDDGRFEIVVSQFGHMFAPRPNVALREMLRVLRPGGVIAFSTWPPDVFTGKMFALVAGYAPPPPAGVASPLQWGDPTVVRERLGSAVKDICFDRGTMRMQILSPQHHREFMERHIGPVNKLVRALEASDKQRLAEFRREFEELSSVYFEDNHVRQDFLMTRAVKV; this is encoded by the coding sequence ATGGGCCCGATTGCACAGTTCAAAGAGGACGCAAAATTGGCCTGGTCGACGTTTGCGGCCACGGAGACGATTTCAGGCTCGGTCGCACCGCAGCTCGTGCGGTTCGCCGGAATCGCCGACGGGACCAGCGTGCTCGACGTCGGCTGCGGAACCGGGGTCGTGGCGCTCACCGCGGCGCGCGTCGGCGCACGCGTGACAGGGCTCGATCTCACGCCTGAACTCCTCCAGCACGCCAAAGAGAATGCGCGGACGATGCGGGTGGACATCGATTGGCACGAGGGCGACGTCGAGGCGCTGCCGTTCGATGACGGGCGCTTCGAGATCGTCGTAAGCCAATTCGGGCACATGTTTGCACCGAGGCCGAATGTCGCCCTTCGAGAAATGCTGCGCGTGCTCCGTCCCGGCGGCGTCATTGCCTTCTCGACGTGGCCTCCGGACGTGTTCACCGGCAAAATGTTCGCCCTGGTCGCGGGCTACGCCCCGCCTCCTCCGGCAGGTGTCGCGTCACCGTTGCAATGGGGCGATCCGACCGTGGTGCGCGAACGGCTAGGTTCCGCGGTAAAGGATATCTGCTTCGACCGCGGCACGATGCGGATGCAGATTCTCAGTCCGCAGCATCACCGTGAGTTCATGGAGCGACACATCGGTCCCGTGAACAAGCTCGTTCGCGCGCTGGAAGCCTCGGACAAGCAACGTCTCGCCGAGTTCCGCCGCGAATTCGAGGAGCTCTCGAGCGTGTACTTCGAAGACAACCACGTCCGGCAGGATTTTCTCATGACCCGCGCCGTCAAAGTGTAG
- a CDS encoding sigma-54 dependent transcriptional regulator — MSKARILVVDDEASARNGLVKLLTQEEYVVDAAADGKEGLEIILEKAPDLVVTDLKMPVMGGMDLLARVKEQAPAIPVIMVTALGDVSSAVLAMRAGAADYLSKPIDFGALLVTIERSLERRELAAEAENLRRQLRQRDQEGLEGLLGTSPAMNKVYRMARQVAPSRATVLITGESGTGKGELARAIHTLSPRAKAPFVALHCAALAESLLESELFGHERGSFTGADKRRTGRFEQAHNGTLFLDEIGEIPQPTQVKLLRVLQERTFERVGGNEPVHVDVRLLAATNKDLAAEVREGRFREDLYYRLHVVHVEMPPLRLRGNDVAMLADHFLRKFARENHKRVDGFAEAARAKLVGHRWSGNVRELENAVERAVVLAEGNRIEEDDLPFDGTPIAQGPVRIPGATMAEIEKYAILSTLEAANGSTARAADILDISVRTIQYRLHEYGVVLPRARSS; from the coding sequence ATGAGCAAGGCTAGAATCCTCGTCGTCGATGACGAGGCATCCGCCCGCAACGGACTCGTAAAGCTCCTAACGCAGGAGGAGTACGTGGTGGACGCTGCGGCGGACGGCAAGGAAGGACTCGAGATCATCCTCGAGAAGGCTCCCGACTTGGTCGTCACCGATCTCAAAATGCCGGTCATGGGAGGTATGGATCTCCTTGCACGCGTCAAGGAGCAGGCGCCGGCCATTCCGGTCATCATGGTCACGGCCCTAGGTGACGTGAGCTCGGCGGTGCTGGCCATGCGCGCGGGCGCCGCGGATTATCTCTCGAAGCCGATCGACTTCGGTGCGCTGCTGGTGACGATCGAGCGCTCGCTGGAGCGCCGCGAGCTCGCGGCCGAGGCGGAAAATCTCCGCCGGCAATTGCGTCAGCGCGATCAAGAGGGACTCGAGGGGTTGCTCGGCACGAGCCCGGCCATGAACAAGGTTTACCGTATGGCGCGCCAGGTGGCTCCATCCCGCGCGACAGTGCTCATCACGGGCGAGAGCGGCACGGGAAAGGGTGAGCTGGCCAGGGCGATCCACACCCTGAGCCCGCGCGCGAAGGCTCCGTTCGTCGCGCTTCATTGCGCCGCCCTCGCGGAGTCGTTGCTCGAGAGCGAGTTGTTCGGTCACGAGCGGGGCTCCTTCACCGGGGCCGACAAGCGTCGAACCGGGCGCTTCGAGCAGGCGCACAACGGCACCCTCTTTCTCGACGAAATTGGCGAGATTCCACAGCCCACCCAGGTCAAACTCCTCCGCGTTCTACAGGAGCGGACGTTCGAACGCGTCGGGGGAAACGAGCCCGTTCATGTCGACGTGCGCCTCCTCGCCGCGACGAACAAAGATCTCGCGGCCGAAGTGCGCGAGGGGCGTTTCCGAGAAGACCTCTATTATCGACTTCACGTCGTTCACGTCGAAATGCCGCCGCTACGTCTTCGCGGAAATGACGTGGCGATGCTCGCCGATCACTTTCTGAGAAAGTTTGCCCGAGAAAATCACAAGCGGGTGGACGGTTTTGCCGAAGCGGCACGCGCCAAGCTCGTGGGGCACCGGTGGTCAGGCAACGTGCGCGAGCTGGAAAATGCCGTCGAGCGGGCCGTGGTTCTGGCCGAGGGAAACCGCATCGAGGAAGATGATCTGCCCTTCGACGGGACGCCGATCGCCCAAGGTCCCGTGCGCATTCCAGGTGCGACGATGGCCGAGATCGAGAAATACGCGATCCTGTCGACGCTCGAAGCGGCCAATGGGTCGACGGCGCGCGCCGCCGACATTCTCGATATCAGTGTACGTACCATTCAATATCGGCTGCACGAGTACGGCGTCGTCTTGCCACGCGCACGTTCATCGTGA
- a CDS encoding sigma-70 family RNA polymerase sigma factor, producing MMLAIGMGELDRDALRRCKQHDPIAMRAFVVHYQSSVFALLSRLLGKTHPYLEDVAQEVFVRAYRAFPGFDLDRDARASTWLLTIATRLALNERKRRVFAALPIDAKREPPAPTTPETERSRRELGRAIEAAAATLSADQRAVFVLAEYHGWSVAAMARALEIPENTAKTRLFRAREKMRALLLSWSSNGGASEANDDRG from the coding sequence ATGATGCTAGCGATTGGCATGGGGGAGCTCGATCGCGATGCCCTGAGGCGATGCAAACAGCACGACCCCATAGCCATGCGCGCCTTCGTGGTGCATTACCAGAGCTCCGTTTTTGCCCTTTTATCGCGCCTTCTTGGAAAGACGCATCCCTATTTGGAAGACGTTGCACAGGAAGTCTTCGTGCGTGCCTATCGTGCCTTCCCGGGCTTCGACCTCGATCGCGACGCTCGAGCGTCGACGTGGCTGCTCACCATTGCCACGAGGTTGGCCCTGAACGAGCGAAAGCGCCGCGTCTTCGCCGCGCTCCCCATCGACGCGAAGCGCGAGCCGCCGGCCCCGACGACCCCGGAAACCGAGCGTTCGCGCCGAGAGCTGGGGAGGGCCATCGAGGCCGCCGCCGCCACGCTTTCCGCCGACCAAAGGGCCGTCTTCGTGCTCGCCGAATACCATGGTTGGAGTGTGGCTGCGATGGCCCGTGCGCTCGAAATTCCCGAGAACACGGCGAAAACTCGCCTCTTCCGTGCACGTGAGAAGATGCGTGCCCTGTTGCTTTCATGGTCTTCGAACGGCGGCGCATCGGAGGCAAACGATGATCGAGGATGA
- a CDS encoding CBS domain-containing protein has protein sequence MITVSEHDSVAMAAAKLRDAHVGCVVVTRGTHPVGIVTDRDLAVRVVAEGRDPWRTLVSDIVTYDPFVVAVTDGIETALRRMREHGVRRMPIVDESGGVVGMVTADDLVLLVGREISDLCDGIQRGADATDSR, from the coding sequence ATGATCACCGTTTCTGAACACGACTCGGTGGCGATGGCCGCTGCCAAACTTCGCGATGCCCACGTAGGGTGCGTCGTCGTCACGCGCGGCACGCATCCGGTTGGTATCGTCACCGATCGCGACCTCGCCGTGCGGGTCGTGGCCGAGGGACGTGATCCCTGGCGGACCCTCGTTTCGGACATCGTGACCTACGATCCCTTCGTCGTCGCCGTGACGGATGGCATCGAAACGGCTCTCAGGCGCATGCGCGAACATGGCGTCCGGCGGATGCCCATCGTCGACGAATCGGGTGGTGTCGTGGGCATGGTGACCGCCGACGACCTCGTTCTTCTCGTCGGTCGCGAGATTTCCGACCTGTGCGATGGCATCCAAAGGGGTGCAGACGCCACCGACAGCCGATGA
- a CDS encoding CBS domain-containing protein, with product MTVSPHSIGRDQSLQTAHDMMRLYDIRHLPVLEYGRLAGVLSQRDLYMIESFPGVIVRHTRVEDAMSEDTYCVRPEARVEEVAGEMAENKYGCAVVLSGVEVCGIFTTTDALRALCTLLRLRESEGALSTR from the coding sequence ATGACGGTGTCACCCCATTCGATCGGCCGTGATCAATCCCTACAGACGGCTCATGACATGATGCGACTTTACGATATACGGCATCTCCCCGTACTCGAATATGGCAGGCTCGCGGGCGTTCTTTCGCAGCGCGATCTCTATATGATCGAATCGTTTCCAGGTGTCATCGTTCGACATACGCGCGTCGAGGACGCCATGTCGGAGGATACTTATTGCGTCCGCCCGGAAGCGCGCGTCGAGGAGGTGGCGGGGGAGATGGCCGAGAACAAGTACGGCTGCGCGGTGGTGTTGTCGGGCGTCGAGGTATGTGGGATTTTCACCACGACGGATGCATTGCGGGCTCTGTGCACGCTCCTTCGTTTGCGAGAATCCGAGGGAGCCCTGAGCACGCGCTAG
- a CDS encoding response regulator has protein sequence MGNQRTSESEDVGRILVVEDERIIAADVAATLAELGYNVVGNAATGEEAIRKARSLSPDLILMDIRLIGPLDGIEAAEAIRCEQNIPIVYLTSHSDTETLRRAKSTEPLAYLVKPFRIPELRCAIEIALHRHEIDARLRAREQWFVKALRSVGESIVPIDADENLVDEAVYGTSLTEGPRATALAHALGEILRRALGTSGPPSLRNLGSPPHMSSEEANRADAELEGRVLERTAELEAANAELEAFSYSVAHDLRGPLTGIEGISQALLEEHAANLGPEGVDRLLRVRRATQRMSQIIDDLLRLGRAAKSDFVKRPTNLSKLAQIVTIELEMAHTDRKVDFVIQDGVFVDADESLLRVVLENLIGNAWKFTSKVERPRIEFGQFVDTAVPVCFVRDNGAGFDMSRANSLFKAFQRLHSTRDFEGTGIGLAIVRRIVHRHGGRIWANSAPDKGATFYFTI, from the coding sequence ATGGGGAATCAACGGACATCAGAATCGGAGGATGTCGGCCGAATTTTGGTGGTCGAGGACGAGCGGATCATCGCGGCCGACGTCGCAGCGACGCTTGCGGAGCTCGGGTACAACGTGGTCGGCAATGCGGCAACGGGCGAGGAAGCGATCCGGAAGGCGCGCAGCCTTTCGCCGGACCTCATCCTCATGGACATCCGATTGATCGGGCCCCTCGATGGCATCGAAGCGGCCGAGGCAATCCGGTGCGAACAAAACATTCCGATCGTGTATTTGACGTCGCATTCGGATACCGAGACGCTCCGGCGTGCCAAGAGCACCGAACCCTTGGCGTACCTGGTAAAACCATTTCGGATTCCCGAATTGCGCTGCGCGATCGAGATCGCCCTGCACCGACACGAGATCGATGCGCGCCTTCGCGCGCGCGAACAGTGGTTCGTCAAGGCCCTGCGATCCGTCGGGGAGAGCATCGTTCCGATCGACGCCGACGAGAACCTCGTCGACGAGGCGGTCTACGGCACTTCCCTCACCGAAGGTCCCAGGGCGACGGCGCTCGCCCATGCGCTCGGGGAGATCTTGCGGCGTGCGCTTGGGACGAGCGGGCCGCCGAGTTTGCGAAACCTCGGGTCACCGCCTCACATGTCGAGCGAGGAGGCGAATCGAGCCGACGCCGAACTCGAGGGGCGAGTCCTCGAACGCACCGCCGAACTCGAGGCGGCCAATGCGGAACTCGAAGCATTCAGCTACTCCGTGGCCCACGATCTGCGTGGCCCCCTCACGGGCATCGAAGGCATAAGCCAGGCACTCCTCGAGGAGCACGCGGCCAATCTGGGCCCGGAGGGCGTGGACCGCCTCCTGCGCGTTCGCCGCGCTACGCAGCGCATGAGTCAAATCATCGATGATCTGCTGCGGCTCGGGCGCGCGGCCAAGAGCGATTTCGTAAAGCGGCCGACGAATCTATCGAAGCTCGCGCAAATCGTGACCATCGAGCTCGAGATGGCGCATACCGATCGCAAGGTCGATTTCGTCATCCAGGACGGGGTGTTCGTCGATGCCGACGAATCGTTGCTTCGAGTGGTCCTCGAGAACCTCATTGGCAATGCCTGGAAATTTACCTCGAAGGTCGAGCGGCCCCGGATCGAGTTTGGACAATTCGTCGACACCGCCGTCCCGGTCTGCTTCGTGCGTGACAACGGTGCAGGGTTCGACATGAGCCGCGCGAATTCACTCTTCAAAGCATTCCAGCGCCTCCACTCCACGAGAGATTTCGAGGGAACGGGCATCGGCCTCGCCATCGTGCGGCGCATCGTCCACCGCCACGGCGGCCGTATCTGGGCGAACAGCGCCCCCGACAAGGGGGCGACCTTTTACTTCACCATCTAG
- a CDS encoding FecR family protein yields the protein MIEDDDLLRGDRLDLEAWQPGLPPPGFVDTVMARVEREPQQRRKLWLRLGAVSLVASAAAVAMLVGRRDAPPWRGELAAKERTEMAIAGRAWIVIEPGTHLRWEGKSVTQDDGDVFYRVDPGGPFRVRTPAGDVAVRGTCFRVKVTKERALPGRDARVATPEAMAFVGVYEGRVTLTHGATSIGLAAGEGGELDGAGPRRTGDLEQGMHAFDLRTLGSAEASSGGLSDVRKYALQLETLEGEKALLEERLATATQRLAATSDGGINPNLAFDLSADDWKELARSGSLKFRMPCLSQKPWSPSPEERDELGLSPNDGKVIEEAYRNLYERVWGEIRPLCVSALNAEVADKLGPMGCGNALLSVASSGPHAHAEARLHVAEMRAGFRPLPSAGDARVPVLERVLLSFTGRLSDLETDLARSFGPQEARRLVYSDAFCAWNESWAETRKSPSRGH from the coding sequence ATGATCGAGGATGATGATCTTCTCCGCGGCGACCGCCTCGACCTCGAAGCGTGGCAGCCCGGCCTCCCGCCCCCCGGATTCGTCGATACCGTCATGGCCCGGGTCGAGCGGGAACCGCAGCAACGTCGCAAGCTCTGGCTTCGTCTGGGCGCCGTGTCTCTGGTCGCGAGCGCCGCCGCCGTTGCCATGCTGGTGGGTCGACGCGACGCACCGCCTTGGCGCGGGGAGCTTGCCGCCAAGGAACGAACGGAAATGGCCATCGCCGGACGAGCATGGATCGTCATCGAACCGGGGACGCATCTCCGGTGGGAAGGCAAGAGCGTCACCCAAGACGATGGCGACGTTTTCTATCGCGTGGATCCGGGAGGCCCATTCCGCGTTCGGACGCCCGCGGGCGATGTGGCGGTGCGCGGAACGTGCTTTCGCGTGAAGGTGACGAAAGAACGCGCGCTTCCCGGGCGCGATGCTCGTGTGGCGACGCCGGAAGCCATGGCCTTCGTCGGCGTCTACGAAGGGAGGGTGACACTAACCCATGGCGCGACGAGCATCGGCCTGGCCGCCGGCGAAGGTGGAGAGCTCGATGGCGCAGGCCCGCGTCGCACCGGTGACCTGGAGCAGGGAATGCACGCGTTCGACCTTCGGACCCTCGGTTCGGCCGAGGCGAGTTCTGGCGGCCTCTCCGACGTGCGGAAATACGCACTCCAGCTCGAGACCCTCGAAGGGGAAAAAGCGCTTCTCGAAGAGCGTCTCGCGACGGCAACCCAGAGGCTCGCGGCCACGAGCGATGGCGGCATCAATCCCAACTTGGCCTTTGACCTGTCGGCCGACGACTGGAAGGAGCTCGCACGTTCGGGATCGTTGAAATTTCGTATGCCATGCCTATCGCAAAAGCCGTGGAGTCCCTCGCCGGAAGAGCGCGACGAGCTGGGCCTGAGCCCAAACGATGGCAAGGTCATCGAAGAGGCCTATCGCAATCTTTACGAGCGGGTCTGGGGGGAAATTCGGCCGCTCTGCGTGAGCGCTCTCAACGCGGAGGTGGCCGACAAATTGGGCCCGATGGGCTGCGGCAATGCGCTTCTTTCGGTGGCCTCGAGCGGGCCGCACGCCCACGCTGAGGCGCGACTTCACGTTGCGGAAATGCGAGCCGGCTTTCGCCCCCTTCCCAGCGCAGGCGACGCGCGGGTCCCCGTCCTCGAGCGCGTCCTTCTGAGTTTCACCGGTCGCCTGTCGGATCTGGAGACCGATCTGGCGCGCAGCTTCGGTCCGCAGGAAGCGCGCCGCTTGGTGTATTCCGATGCATTCTGCGCGTGGAATGAGTCCTGGGCGGAAACGCGCAAAAGTCCTTCCCGTGGCCACTGA